A region of Desulfovibrio sp. DNA encodes the following proteins:
- a CDS encoding DDE transposase — protein LQKYLDEFCYRFNRRFWPGQGFDRLLRACSSATPVTYAELRG, from the coding sequence ATCTTCAAAAATACCTCGATGAATTCTGCTACCGATTCAACCGCCGTTTCTGGCCTGGGCAGGGCTTCGACCGCCTCTTGAGGGCCTGCTCCAGTGCCACCCCTGTCACCTATGCGGAGTTAAGGGGATAG